Genomic segment of Candidatus Protochlamydia amoebophila UWE25:
TTGGTACATCGATGTTAGAACAGGTTTTAAAAACTGTTTTTATCAAATCTTCTACAATATTCATTAGATCTTCAGGCGTACCAAAACTCATTTCCATATCGATTTGCGTGAATTCTGGTTGTCTATCAGCTCGCAAATCTTCATCTCTAAAACATTGCGCTATTTGGAAATAACGATCCATTCCAGAAATCATCAACAATTGTTTAAAAATCTGTGGAGATTGCGGTAGTGCGTAAAAATTTCCTGGATAGACACGGGAAGGAACAAGATAATCGCGTGCTCCTTCAGGTGTAGATTTACCTAAAATTGGAGTAGAAATTTCTAAGAATCCTTGGTTATTTAAATAATTTCTAACTGCAAGCATAGCTTGATGGCGAGTGATTAATTTCTTTGCTACATCTCCTCGCCGAATATCTAGATAACGATATTTTAATCTTAGCTCTTCGTTAACCTCAATAAGGTCATCAGAAACCGAAAATGGGGGTGTTTTCGATTTTGAGAGAATGTCCATTTCATGGACCATAATCTCGATTTCTCCAGTGGGAAGCTTCGGATTTGTCATTCCTTCTTGTCTAGGAATCACTGTTCCTTTAACGGAAATAACCCATTCAGAGCGTAATTTCTCAGCCGCTAAATGGGCAGTTGGACTTTTAATTGGATCGAAAACAAGCTGGGTTAAGCCAAAACGATCCCTTAAATCAATAAAAATAAGACCTCCGTGATCTCGTCGGCGATTAACCCATCCAGATAAGGTCACTTGAGAATTCACTTTTTCTTTACGTAATTGTCCACACGTATGGGATCTACGGTAATCAAACATCATAAGATTCATCCACTAGGTTTTTCATTTTTTCGGCATTATTCATGGCTCGTTTTTTAAATTTTGTGCTTCGTAGAGAGACTTATGTAGCTTTTCAACGAAAAATTGCGTTTATTTTTCCGTTTAAAAGGAATAGATAATTCTTTCCACAACTTCAAATAAAATTGTCCATGAAGATCAATTTTTTAATGTAGGAGCTAATTCATCAATGGTTAATTTGTATTTTTTTCCACTTGCCAATTCTTTAAGTTCAATCTCTTGGGTTTGGAGTTCATTTTCTCCAATCACAACGACATAGGTAGATTCAATTTGATCAGCATATTGTAGAACTTTTCCTAACTTTTTTCCGCTGAAATCCATTTGAGTCGGGATACCTTGTTGTCTAAGTTCATGTGTTAGAGTAAAGCAAAGTTGTTTAGCTTCATCACCCATTGGAATTAAAAATAAACTGGGGTGACAAGGAGAAGGGAGGGGAATGCCTTGATTAATCATCGTTTGAATGATACGTTCAATCCCGGTTCCAAAGCCAATGGACGGAAGGTCAGGACCACCTAATTCTCGAAGAAGACCATCATATCTTCCACCTCCACCAATACTATTTTGAGCTCCCAGTTCCCCCACAACTACTTCAAAAACAGTTTTATTATAGTAATCTAATCCTCGGACGAGAAGGGGATTAACTTGATAAGGAATTTTTAATTGTTTAAGAAGTTTTTTAAGCTGTTCGAAATGAATTTGAGAATCTTCGTCGAGAAAATCTAGAATTGAGGGAGCGTCAGCAACAATTTGTTTGTCTTGAGCATTTTTTGAATCTAAAATTCTCAAGGGATTAGTTTCAAAGCGATTTTGACTATCAGAGGAAAGATTATTTAAATGAGGCTTTAAATAATCTTTTAAAGCTTGTCTAAATGTATGTCTGCAAGAAATAGTTCCAATAGAGTTAATATTCAAACTCAAGTTTTGAAGTCCTAGGCGTTTATAAAGCGTATAAAGTAAATCAATCAATTCAGCATCTTGTTCGGGCGAACTATTACCAATAGCCTCGGCTCCAAATTGATGATGTTGTCGATATCGTCCGGCTTGAGCTCTTTCGTAGCGAAACATAGGAGCAATATAAAAAAGTTTTTGTAACGGAGCGATTGTATGCAATTGATTTTCAATGAAAGAACGCATGACAGGCGCTGTTCCTTCTGGGCGAAGCGACATAGAACGCCCACCTTTATCTTCAAACGTATACATTTCTTTAGAAATAATATCAGATGTTTCTCCCACACTTCTTTGAAAAAGCTCTGTTCGTTCAAATAAAGGAGTTCGAATTTCTTGATAACCATAATCTCGTACTGTTTTTCTAATGGTTCGTTCAACAAAATCCCATAAATAAGAACTCTTCCAAATTTCTTGGGTATTTGTTGGAATGATATCAAAAACTCCTGGGGGAATTGAAAATTTCATGAATGCCCTTTTAGTCAAACGTAAAATAAGAAAAAAATAGGATACTTGGAAAAATATAAAAAGTGCAATGGTGAAAAATAACTAACGTAACGCTAGGATTAACAAGAGCTCGCGTTTGAAACTAGCTTGTATAACGACGGTATTAAAATTTAAATGAGATAAAATAATAGACAAGTTAACTTTACAGCAATGTCCAAACTTTGGATTTTTATTGATCAATTTTGCATGTTGTCATAAACTTTGGCATTTAATTAAAAATTAAAGTTCGATATTGCCAGAAACAGTTCGGTCTGGCTGTATTTCTATTTTTTCTTCTGTAGAAGTAGAAACTGAAGCCTCCGCATTTTCTTCTTGAAAAGTAGATTTATTTGTTAACAATGCTTCAAATTCTTCTAAAAAAAAGTCTTTTTCTTCTGATTTAATCAGACGCTTGTGACTTAAAATCTTTTTTAAAATTTCTTTATCTTGCTCTTTAACACTAACATGTTTTGTTTGAGATAAAAGATGTTTCTCTAATTGACTTAACACGCTATTTCTGACCAGGTTTTGATATTTGATCAATTCTTCAGAATCTTTGATGTAATCAAAATTTAACCATGAATTGCAAATATGAATTAGATTATCCAATTCTATTAATGATTTAGCTTTTTCTATTTGCGTTAACATTGTTTCTAAATTTTGAATACAATTTTCATCAACAAAGCCGATGGATTTATCATTTTGTATAATTAAATGCTCTAAATGAAGCTGTTTAACAAAAACAATAAATTGATTAATCGGCATATCTTCATATTGCTGATAAAGCATTTCAATTGCTTCTTTAAGTAATTGTCGATGCTTGGCGTCAGTCATCAAATAAGAGTGAGAAAGGGTTTGAAAATCGGTTTGAAAATGTCCACTAGGATGGTGTAATTCTCGATTGATTAAATGGTTTAAAGCGGTAGAAAGAGGAGTAAGTTCATTTTCTCTCGCCAGCGTTAAAGCTTGTAGTTGGATATAGATAGGATGGTTAAAATCGACGTGGGTGGTATGGTCCATATGAAGTGGTTCGTTTTCTTCTTTAATATTTTTCTCATTTATTTCTGATCCAATCAATGCAATCTGTTCTTTTTCTTTCAAAAAAATATGATCTTTGATCTCTTCTTCATCTTTAAGTAAATGAGCTTGTTGAATTTTTCCCTGTTTATTAAATAAAAGATATCCCAAAAGAATTTTATTGGATGGAGCGAAGGTGGCAATTCCTTGTTTTGTTTGTAAAGCTGTTTTTTTTCCTTGCTCTGAGTAAAGCACTGCATGAGGAAGTTTAGAAAAATTTTCCACATCTTGTTTTAATGCAGAAACTTCTTGGCTAGTTCCTTTTGCGGTTGCAAGATTGATTGCTTTTTGTATTAAAGGATGGCCTAAACGAAAATACCGGGGGGAATTATAGATAAAATTTTCTGCTCCAGGTTTGATCCATCCTAAATTTTTTGGTGGAGAAAAATCTTGTTGATTAGGATCGGTTGAAAGAGTAGCTAGTCGAGTGAGAGTTCCTTGTTTAATCAAAGCGGAAATATCTTTACCATTGGTCCCTTCTAAAGGTTCTGGATTAGCGAGCAGTCGATTTAAAGTGCGTAGGTCTTTTAATGTGCGCAATTCCATTGCATTGGAATCAACAACGATGGTTGATTTTGGAATTAACCAATAATAAATACTTGGTGCAGGCTGAGCAATTAACAGGAAATGAGATAAATCGCTATTTGTATAAATTCTTAATGTGTAAGGACAGCAAATAAACTGACCTTGAGCATCGATCTGATTGCCATATGAGGGCGTATCAGCTAGAATAGCTTGAAAATTGTTTTTTAAGAAATCGAGATCTGCCCAATTTTGATTATGGGGTTTAAGTCTGTATAGTTTCGCGTATGTTAATGCCATTGCCACATCTGCGACTCCTTGAGAAGCAATTGTTTCTTGAATTTCGGCCTTATCGCTGAATCTAAAGTAAATAATGGTTCCTACAAATCCAGTGATAGTCAAAATTAATAAGATGAACAAAATAAGCCATTTCCAAGCTCTTATCAAATGTCCAGATTCAGTAAGTGTGTAATTAAATACGGTATCTTTTTTAGTTTGATTTTCATCATCTAAATCTCGTAGATAATCATCTTTGAGGCTTTGACTCTTCTTTTCACCTGGCTCTTTATTTTTAGAATTGTTCGAAGAAATTGGACTAATTGAATGTGTACTATCATTGGAGAGGTTTAAGTATTGATCTAAATTTGTTTGATTCCATTCATTATCGCTTAACGCTTCGACTTCGTTTTCAAAAGGCAGAGATATGTTTAGTGAGTATGAAGATGCAATTTTGCCTGATTGATTCGGGTCTTCTCCGGACGTTTTTTGATCAAGAGCATGATTAGAAAATAAAGGTGTATCACTCGAGTTTTCAAGGCTTGTATGAGCGAGATTTTCAAATAAGAGTTGATTTTGATGAACAGTAATGACATCTCCCGAATTTAATAATTTTTTTCCAAAAGGATGTCCATTAATAGAAACAAAAGGGTCTTTAGCTTGATTAATCAGAATTAAAAAACCATTTTGATCAATAATTTTTAGGTGAATGGGTTGGATGGAATTTCCTGGCAAAACAAGGTCTGCTTGTTTCGCATCTGCCCCTATCAGAATTGTGGATTGATCAAATAGATGTATTTCTGAATCCGATGAGGCGTTTATTGTAAGCCGAATCATAAGAAGCTAAATACCTTGCTAATTACATTTTTAAAAATTTTTAACATATTTAAAAAGAAGCGTCAATGTAAATTTAGCTGTTAAAAAATAGGTTTTTTATTCTCTATCCTATTTTCAGACGGCGATTAAAGTCGATTATTCTTTTTTTGATATATTCTGGGTAAAGTAAAGTACGTGATAGAGGCAATCATTCTATAGCAATTGTTAATTAGAGTCTATCTTCTAATGATTTGGTCTATCTATTTACATTCTAAACATTTTTTAGCTAAAGAAGTTTTTATTACTAAATTAATTAAAAAAATTGAATGAAATTTTCCTGAGCAAGTCTTAACCTCTTCAGGAATTCTCCTCCTATTTTTAATTTATTTGTTTTAATGAAAAATAAATTCAGAATTAAATTCTTAATTAATTTAAATATTTATTTACTATTTAATAATTTTATGAGCTTTATATAATATGAATTTTTCAATTTATATTCATAAATAGTCTTATTTCTTGACTTTTAGAAAGCTCATGGCAAAAATAGATGGTATTGAAAAATTTAACGTTTTTTAGACACAGATCTATCTTTAAAGTTAAAGTTCTTACTTAATCGATGTTGATTTTTTTAAGAAAAAATTTGTGTAAATTTGGATGCTTGAAGTGATTTTGCAGGGAAAATATTAAAAATAGCCTTGAATGAATAAAAAAAGCTTTCGAATATTGAGTCGGATGTAGTAAAGCAATAATAGATTTATAGATATCAGAATATTGAAAACCAACCTGAACCTAAGCTGAATGCGGCAATTGCAGCCTGTTCAAACGTTAATTAAATTCGGTTTGCTATAGCCTTAGGATGAACTTTAAGGAGACCTTGTGAATAAATTGCTCAATTTGCTGCAACCAGCTCCCCATATTCCTGAATTAAAAGACCAAGAGCTTGTCAAAGATCAATATAAATATTGGCGTATTCGCATTCTTTATTCGATGTTCATAGGATATGCTTTCTATTATTTTACTCGAAAAAGTTTTACTTTTGCGATGCCTGGTCTTATTCAAGATTTGGGCTTTGATAAAAGCCAGTTAGGAATTTTAGGAAGTATTCTTTCAATTACGTATGGAGTGAGTAAATTTGCAAGTGGGATCATTGGAGATCGTACTAACTCTCGTTATATGATGGCCATTGGGTTAATGTTAACGGGCATTTGTAATATTTGTTTTGGGCTTTCTTCTTCTATTTTCTTTTTTGCCCTATTTTGGGGTCTTAATGGATGGTTTCAGGGATTTGGTTGGCCTCCTTGTGCGCGCTTTTTAACTCAATGGTATTCACATTCAGAGAGAGGTTCGTGGTGGTCCACATGGAATGTTTCACATAATGTAGGCGGTTTTTTAATCCCCTGGATAGCAGGAATTACTCTTCAATATTTTGGCTGGCGTTATGCCATGTATATTCCTGGAATTTTATGCATCCTCATCAGTTTTTTCTTAATCAATCGTTTAAGAGATACTCCGCAGTCTCTTGGATTACCTCCTATTGAAAAATACCGTAATGATTATGTGGATAAAGCTGAGGCAGACAAAGAGGCTGAACAATTAACAACAAAACAACTATTAGTCAATTTTGTTCTTAAAAATTCCTATATTTGGATATTAGCGCTCGCCTATTTTTTTGTTTATGCCGTGCGAACAGGAATCAATGATTGGACAGCTTTATTTTTAGTTGAATCCAAAGGATATAGTAGCATTGGAGCAAATGGATGTGTTTCTTTATTTGAAGTTGGCGGATTTTTTGGAAGTCTAGCTGCTGGTTGGTCATCAGATAAACTTTTCGGCGCAAAAAGAGGACCTATTAATGTTCTATTTACACTAGGAATGTTTGCTTTTATTGCCATTTTTTGGATGATACCCTCTGGCTATTTGTTATTTGATTCTGTCCTCATGTTTTGTATAGGTTTTTCTATTTTTGGCCCACAAATGATGATTGGTTTAGCGGCTGCAGAACTGTCTCATAAAAAAGCGGTGGCAACTTCAACTGGATTTGTTGGTTTTTTTGCTTATATCGGAGCTGCTTTTGCAGGCTATCCCTTGGGATATATCACTCAGCAATGGGGATGGCAAGGTTTTTATTGGGCTTTAATGGGATGTTGTATTATTGCACTATTTCTACTTATTCCACTTTGGTCAGTTTCTGCCACCACTTTAAAGCCTAAAAATAAATCGAGTTCTCCTGTTAGTTCGCCTGCGTTAGCTTCTAAATAAGAAGATAAAAAACTACAGTAAAATAAATTTGCAATTTGGAACTTCTTTAATAGTTGATTCCATTTTGCAGTTTATTTTTTTTTGACAATAAAATCTACTTTTTCATTATATGTCATTCTTTCTCTTTAGTTTATAATTCAAATTAAATGTAATAAGTTTAATTTATTTTTGAATTGTAAATGTTTTATTTATATATATAATTTTCTTATCTCATTTTAATCATTGTATTTAAATTAAACGCCTAAAACGACTAATTTTATCCAAAAATTTTAACTTTAGCTATTCAATATGGTAAAGATGGAAATGAGATTGAGAACATTTTTTGTAATTTTGTAAGATATTGCTTATTTGATAATGATTAATTCGAATAGTGGCTGCCAGTCGAATAGAATTGAAAATTAAAAGCTATTTATCAAAACGAAGAAAAATGTAGATACACTATCTTTGGATATATTGTTTTTTGTGACAAGAACGCTTGTTTTGGATTCTCACACATTAAATTAATGAGAATTTTTCGATTTAAGATTCTCTCTTATTAACGAGTTTAAGCATCTTAATTTTAGATCCTCTTACAGAAATTAATAGAAATATTTATTGTATAAAATTTTATGATGTTGATCAGCCAAGTAATGGCGATTACTATGACATCAGCATGTTGTCGAGTTACATAATTCGATAATTGTGATTTGCTTATATCATCAAGCATTTTTAATGTAGCAAATTAAGTTCCAAACTCTTTAAAGTCGTAGTAGCATCAACTAGCATTAGCAACGACTATAGAATAACAGCCAGCCTTTAATTTCAAAAGCGGTTATTCTTTTTGCTTGTGAAGCTCAAACAAGGGGCAAAATAGCAGAAATTACTTATAGAAACATAGGAAGGCTTGGATTTGGTAACTCTTGTACAATAGGCGTTGCCCTTATAATTTTCGCTTTACTTAATTGTGCTCAACAGGATCTAATTCTATATCAAATAATTTGGATTACAATAAGATGAGCTTTATTTAGTATGGATGCAGCCCCGTTGTATGAGTAAATATTCTGACAACTGGTTAGAATTTTAATCAATCATAGGTAAAATTTAATCATAGCGTTCTATTTGTTTCTATTGTATGCTAATTTAAAGAATTAGATTTAAATTAATTCATAAGAAATTGAATTATTTATAACCTTAAATCTATTTGAATAAGAAATAACAAAAAATTAATTAGAGGTTTATAATGTTTATTAATCAAGCAATGGCGACTTTGACGGCAATGGACTGTCGAACAAATGTGAATTCTGATTTGTTGAAAAAAACTCTTCAAGCAGCAAATTTTGCTCTTTTGGCATCACCCATCATTCTGACTGTTACAAAGATAGGCTCTGATCGTTTAGGGCACTTAATATGTGGAATAGTAGCCGTGCCTTTAATAGCAAAAGGATTTGTTCATTTGGCTCGCAAATATGAAGTAGGAACCCAAGCATCAGACAGTATCTATAATAACATCGGAAAATGTTTTGATATAGCAACTATCATAACACAAATTTTTAATGTAGCAATTTTATATCCATTTGCAAGAAAATATCCAGTTCAAGTTGGCTTGTCGATAGCTGCAGTTGGGGTAAATATTTGGCATTTTAGTAATGCTTATTTAGGTACAAACACTAATCAGGGGCAATCTGTTTCTAATCGGCGTCCAGTTGTTGAAGGAAATTGGTAAATAACCCTATTAATAACAAAATGTGATCTATGGCTTAAGAAATGAATTGTATTTTTCTTTTCTTAAGCTGTTTATTTTTAGTAAATCTCAATTGAATAAGCCGATTTCCTATTCTTTACTGAAACAACGTTTCTTTGGATTATTTATTCAATCTGCTATGATTTAGTAGTCGATAATATCTTTATTAATGCCGATAATTTAGCTATCATATCAAATAACCAATCTGCAAATTCGAATAATTTAAATAACTGTTTATAATTTATTGTCGCTTGATTATTTATGATAGTGTTTAGCGAAGTTCATTGTCTTATCCTGGATTAAAGTAGCCTTCTTATGATTAGTAGCCCCTTTGTTCATCTTCGTACTCATTCTCAATATTCAATTTTAGATGCTTCCGCTTCTATATCAGATCTTTCTCAAAGAGCTTTTCAAGAGGGGATGTCCTCAATTGCTTTGACTGACCATGGCAATTTATTTGGTATTGTTGATTTTTATAAAGCCTGTAAAGAAGTTAAAGTAAAATCAATTATAGGGTGTGAGCTTTATGTGGCACCTGGTTCTCGCTTAGAAAAAACAAAGGTTTACGGCCAACGAGCCGCGTATCATTTGACATTGCTAGCCCAGAATAATCGAGGATATCAGAACTTGGCTAAACTTTCCTCCAGTGGGTATATTGAAGGATTTTATTACTATCCAAGAGTCGATCATGATTTGCTTAGAAAGCATAGTGAAGGATTGATCTGTTTGTCAGGTAGCTTAGGAACCCTTTTAGCTCACGAAATTCTGCAAGGAAATGTCAAATCGATTCAAGATCACCTGCTTTGGTACCAAGAGGTTTTTAAAGATAGGTTTTATTTAGACTTACAACGTCACGAGATGGCAGCAGAAGATATCCAACAAGATGGCCTTTATCAAGAGTCGTGGCTTGTTCAGCAGTATCAAGATTATTTTAATCGACAACAAAAAGTGAATGAAGCGCTTATTGCATTGAGTCGAGAACATCATATTCCTCTTGTTGCGACAAATGATGTACATTACATTGATCGTGAAGATTGGCGTGCACATGAAATTTTACTCAATATTCAGTCGGGAGAACCTTGTGAAATATGGGAGAAAGATGCATATGGTACACCGAAATTTCGAATTCCAAATCCTAAAAGGCAAACTTATCCTTCTCACGAATATTACTTTAAATCCTCTCAGCAAATGGAACAACTTTTTAAAGACGTTCCAGAAGCCATCATAAATACTCAAAAAATTGCTGAGCAATGCTTGGTTGAGATTGATTTTAAAACAAAACATTATCCTGTCTATCTACCACCTTCTTTAGAAAACCGACCTTTTGAAAAAGATGAGCAAAAAAAAGAAGTTGAAAATTATCTTTGGAAGCTTTGTGAAGAAGGAATTTCGAATCGTTATACAATTGAGAGACTTGCTAAAGTTCAAGAAATTTATCCTGATCGCAATCCGTTGGATGTTGTTCGAGAACGGTTAAATTATGAAATGAGTATTATCGTTCCTAAGGGAATGAGTGATTATTTGTTAATTGTTTGGGATTTCATTAATTGGGCAAAAAGAAACGGAATTCCCATGGGGCCTGGGCGTGGATCAGGAGCTGGTTCGATTGTATTGTATTTAATTGGGATAACCGATATCGAACCTTTACGTTTTCATTTGTTTTTTGAGCGTTTTATTAATCCTGAACGTATTTCCTATCCTGATATTGACGTTGATATTTGCATGGATAGACGAGGGGAAGTCATTGCCTATACGTTACAGAAATATGGAAAAGATAACGTTGCACAGATTATCACTTTCGGCACGATGAAAGCCAAAATGGCTTTAAAAGATGTGGGACGAGTTTTGAGTGTTCCCTTGTCAAAAGTAAATGAAATTGCCAAATTGGTCCCGGAAGATTTAAATATCACTTTAGATAAAGCTTTAGAAAAAGATCAAGATTTGCGCCAACTCTATGAAAATGATGAAGAAGTAGGACGTTTAATTGATCTTGCTAAAAAGCTTGAGGGATCAATACGGAATACGGGAATTCATGCAGCGGGAATTATCATTAGCGGAGTCCCTCTGACAAATTTAATTCCTATCTGTAATTCTAAAGATTCCGATATTCCTGTCACCCAATTTTCTATGAAGCCTGTTGAGGCTGTGGGAATGTTGAAAGTAGATTTTTTAGGCTTGAAGACACTGACTGCTATCCAGATTTGTGTAAATGCTGTGAAAGCGAGCACTGGAAAAGAAATCGACTGGATTAACCTCCCTTTAGACGATAAACCTACATTTGACTTATTAAATCAAGGTAAAACGTTAGGGATCTTTCAGTTAGAGTCGGGAGGCATGCAAGACCTTGCAAGGCAACTTCATTTAGATCGGTTTGAAGAAATTATTGCGGTAGGGGCACTTTATCGTCCGGGGCCGATGGATATGATCCCATCTTTTATCAATCGTAAGCATGGACGAGAAGCTATTGAGAATGACCATCCATGGATGAAAGATATCTTAGCAGAAACTTATGGTATCATGGTTTATCAAGAGCAGGTGATGCAAATTGCGAGTAAGCTGGCTAATTTTTCTCTTGGAGAAGGGGATGTATTGCGAAGAGCCATGGGTAAAAAAGATATGGATCAAATGGCTAAGCAAAGAGAGAAATTTCGCTTAGGAGCATTGGAAAATCAAATCGATAACCAAACGTCTATGTTGATTTTTGATAAGATGGAAAAATTTGCTGCTTATGGTTTCAACAAATCTCATGCTGCTGCTTATGGCTATCTTTCGTATGTAACGGCTTATTTAAAAGCCAATTACCCTGGCGA
This window contains:
- the dnaE gene encoding DNA polymerase III subunit alpha; this encodes MISSPFVHLRTHSQYSILDASASISDLSQRAFQEGMSSIALTDHGNLFGIVDFYKACKEVKVKSIIGCELYVAPGSRLEKTKVYGQRAAYHLTLLAQNNRGYQNLAKLSSSGYIEGFYYYPRVDHDLLRKHSEGLICLSGSLGTLLAHEILQGNVKSIQDHLLWYQEVFKDRFYLDLQRHEMAAEDIQQDGLYQESWLVQQYQDYFNRQQKVNEALIALSREHHIPLVATNDVHYIDREDWRAHEILLNIQSGEPCEIWEKDAYGTPKFRIPNPKRQTYPSHEYYFKSSQQMEQLFKDVPEAIINTQKIAEQCLVEIDFKTKHYPVYLPPSLENRPFEKDEQKKEVENYLWKLCEEGISNRYTIERLAKVQEIYPDRNPLDVVRERLNYEMSIIVPKGMSDYLLIVWDFINWAKRNGIPMGPGRGSGAGSIVLYLIGITDIEPLRFHLFFERFINPERISYPDIDVDICMDRRGEVIAYTLQKYGKDNVAQIITFGTMKAKMALKDVGRVLSVPLSKVNEIAKLVPEDLNITLDKALEKDQDLRQLYENDEEVGRLIDLAKKLEGSIRNTGIHAAGIIISGVPLTNLIPICNSKDSDIPVTQFSMKPVEAVGMLKVDFLGLKTLTAIQICVNAVKASTGKEIDWINLPLDDKPTFDLLNQGKTLGIFQLESGGMQDLARQLHLDRFEEIIAVGALYRPGPMDMIPSFINRKHGREAIENDHPWMKDILAETYGIMVYQEQVMQIASKLANFSLGEGDVLRRAMGKKDMDQMAKQREKFRLGALENQIDNQTSMLIFDKMEKFAAYGFNKSHAAAYGYLSYVTAYLKANYPGEWMASLMTCDRDDLSKVAKFIRECQSMNIPMLPPDINEAGEIFQATKQGIRFAMTGIKGVGAGVVEAIVQERQKRGPFKNFYEFFKRIDTKKVGKKVVESLVEAGSFDFTGWARDALVMSIDPMYESSSKEQKEQAMGFMSLFAKMDDEMTNQFRKPPEVKNKTSRQDLLRKEKALLGFFLTGHPMDEYKDILQRLSCVPLRRLDQLNHDAVFRSAFIVESLQIRIASKSQKKFAILTISDGMERQELPIWPDLFEEKSHLLQENQLLYAVLQIEKKDGEVKLSCRWLDDLTKANEEMIETCDRAYDKAKHQAVRFAQNKNIATKQSEKPKAEKNIVKQNQEASSMKTVCIKLNADQARLSHILKIKKLIQDHHGTTSVLIDFHNSTKSLATLHIDAKWGITLSEQFKQKICELPCVFEIE
- the pgtP gene encoding MFS transporter: MNKLLNLLQPAPHIPELKDQELVKDQYKYWRIRILYSMFIGYAFYYFTRKSFTFAMPGLIQDLGFDKSQLGILGSILSITYGVSKFASGIIGDRTNSRYMMAIGLMLTGICNICFGLSSSIFFFALFWGLNGWFQGFGWPPCARFLTQWYSHSERGSWWSTWNVSHNVGGFLIPWIAGITLQYFGWRYAMYIPGILCILISFFLINRLRDTPQSLGLPPIEKYRNDYVDKAEADKEAEQLTTKQLLVNFVLKNSYIWILALAYFFVYAVRTGINDWTALFLVESKGYSSIGANGCVSLFEVGGFFGSLAAGWSSDKLFGAKRGPINVLFTLGMFAFIAIFWMIPSGYLLFDSVLMFCIGFSIFGPQMMIGLAAAELSHKKAVATSTGFVGFFAYIGAAFAGYPLGYITQQWGWQGFYWALMGCCIIALFLLIPLWSVSATTLKPKNKSSSPVSSPALASK
- the hisS gene encoding histidine--tRNA ligase → MKFSIPPGVFDIIPTNTQEIWKSSYLWDFVERTIRKTVRDYGYQEIRTPLFERTELFQRSVGETSDIISKEMYTFEDKGGRSMSLRPEGTAPVMRSFIENQLHTIAPLQKLFYIAPMFRYERAQAGRYRQHHQFGAEAIGNSSPEQDAELIDLLYTLYKRLGLQNLSLNINSIGTISCRHTFRQALKDYLKPHLNNLSSDSQNRFETNPLRILDSKNAQDKQIVADAPSILDFLDEDSQIHFEQLKKLLKQLKIPYQVNPLLVRGLDYYNKTVFEVVVGELGAQNSIGGGGRYDGLLRELGGPDLPSIGFGTGIERIIQTMINQGIPLPSPCHPSLFLIPMGDEAKQLCFTLTHELRQQGIPTQMDFSGKKLGKVLQYADQIESTYVVVIGENELQTQEIELKELASGKKYKLTIDELAPTLKN
- a CDS encoding FHA domain-containing protein; amino-acid sequence: MIRLTINASSDSEIHLFDQSTILIGADAKQADLVLPGNSIQPIHLKIIDQNGFLILINQAKDPFVSINGHPFGKKLLNSGDVITVHQNQLLFENLAHTSLENSSDTPLFSNHALDQKTSGEDPNQSGKIASSYSLNISLPFENEVEALSDNEWNQTNLDQYLNLSNDSTHSISPISSNNSKNKEPGEKKSQSLKDDYLRDLDDENQTKKDTVFNYTLTESGHLIRAWKWLILFILLILTITGFVGTIIYFRFSDKAEIQETIASQGVADVAMALTYAKLYRLKPHNQNWADLDFLKNNFQAILADTPSYGNQIDAQGQFICCPYTLRIYTNSDLSHFLLIAQPAPSIYYWLIPKSTIVVDSNAMELRTLKDLRTLNRLLANPEPLEGTNGKDISALIKQGTLTRLATLSTDPNQQDFSPPKNLGWIKPGAENFIYNSPRYFRLGHPLIQKAINLATAKGTSQEVSALKQDVENFSKLPHAVLYSEQGKKTALQTKQGIATFAPSNKILLGYLLFNKQGKIQQAHLLKDEEEIKDHIFLKEKEQIALIGSEINEKNIKEENEPLHMDHTTHVDFNHPIYIQLQALTLARENELTPLSTALNHLINRELHHPSGHFQTDFQTLSHSYLMTDAKHRQLLKEAIEMLYQQYEDMPINQFIVFVKQLHLEHLIIQNDKSIGFVDENCIQNLETMLTQIEKAKSLIELDNLIHICNSWLNFDYIKDSEELIKYQNLVRNSVLSQLEKHLLSQTKHVSVKEQDKEILKKILSHKRLIKSEEKDFFLEEFEALLTNKSTFQEENAEASVSTSTEEKIEIQPDRTVSGNIEL